A window of Corallococcus macrosporus DSM 14697 contains these coding sequences:
- a CDS encoding YidH family protein, which produces MSLPAEQLPPDTSAPPVPSPVTPVAMRPARDARYDWAAERTLLAWIRTGLAMMGFGFVVARFGAFLRVLGGSVPGAAPDAGQSSASMVAGVLMVAFGVAANVVAVQRFLRNHRALSRGEPVDPSPAGPVALALFAAFLGAVLVLLLGGALLPFGFTGAR; this is translated from the coding sequence GTGAGCCTCCCCGCCGAGCAGCTTCCTCCCGACACGTCAGCCCCGCCAGTCCCTTCGCCCGTCACGCCGGTCGCCATGCGGCCAGCGCGGGATGCACGCTACGACTGGGCCGCGGAGCGCACGCTGCTGGCCTGGATACGCACGGGCCTGGCGATGATGGGCTTCGGCTTCGTGGTGGCGCGCTTCGGCGCCTTCCTCCGGGTGCTTGGCGGCTCCGTGCCCGGCGCGGCGCCAGACGCGGGGCAGTCCTCCGCGTCCATGGTGGCCGGCGTGCTGATGGTGGCGTTCGGCGTGGCCGCCAATGTCGTGGCCGTCCAGCGCTTCCTGCGCAACCACCGGGCGCTCTCCCGGGGCGAGCCCGTGGACCCCTCTCCCGCGGGCCCCGTCGCGCTGGCCCTCTTCGCCGCGTTCCTGGGGGCCGTCCTGGTGCTCCTGCTGGGCGGCGCGTTGCTGCCCTTTGGCTTCACGGGAGCCCGGTGA